The Coffea arabica cultivar ET-39 chromosome 4e, Coffea Arabica ET-39 HiFi, whole genome shotgun sequence genome includes a window with the following:
- the LOC113741473 gene encoding transcription initiation factor TFIID subunit 9-like produces MGEGAGEEDMPRDAKIVKSLLKSMGVEDYEPRVIHQFLELWYRYAVDVLTDAQIYSDHADKSVIDSDDVKLAIQSKVNFSFSQPPPREVLLELARNRNKIPLPKSITRPGIPLPPEQDTLINPNYQFAITKKQSKQAIEEAEDDEEAADLNPNPSQEQRIDASQGAPQGVSFPIGPKRSR; encoded by the exons ATGGGAGAGGGAGCAGGAGAGGAGGACATGCCGAGAGATGCAAAGATCGTGAAATCTCTGCTGAAATCAATGGGTGTGGAAGACTATGAGCCCCGTGTTATCCACCAATTCTTGGAACTTTGGTACAGGTACGCGGTGGATGTGCTGACGGATGCGCAGATTTACTCAGACCACGCTGACAAATCTGTGATCGATTCCGATGATGTCAAGCTTGCCATTCAGTCCAAAGTCAATTTCAGCTTCTCACAACCTCCTCCACGTGAG GTCCTACTAGAGTTAGCTAGGAATAGAAACAAGATCCCTTTACCAAAATCAATTACCAGGCCTGGAATTCCACTTCCTCCTGAACAGGATACCCTGATCAATCCCAACTACCAATTTGCTATTACAAAGAAACAAAGCAAGCAAGCAATTGAGGAAGCAGAGGATGATGAAGAGGCTGCTGATCTTAATCCAAACCCTTCTCAAGAGCAAAGGATAGATGCTTCACAAGGCGCTCCTCAGGGTGTGTCTTTTCCAATTGGACCTAAACGATCAAGATGA
- the LOC113742254 gene encoding probable GTP diphosphokinase RSH2, chloroplastic, with the protein MPVPTIALYASPPSSVCSTPHPCQINSHASYEFDLNSRSSPPPSSTASPSPSQKPIVGGLSLLLSSQPAVKHATYSTTADELSSSLWHDRGGEELSCGSFRYSSLSSSMKRDQCYQSPVSVLQGPVSCCSSGNGIGSASTSRSPPMRMGDNMSSIRSGSGGLFHRFVRHALGSCVDYDSPSFQLHDSVGSTSSGLVDELTFNMEDNFTESSVDPRAKDMLLNAQYRHKIFYDDFVVNAFYEAEKAHRGQVRASGDPYLQHCVETAVLLAMIGANSTVVAAGLLHDTLDDAFVTYEYIFQTFGAGVADLVEGVSKLSQLSKLARENNTACKTVEADRLHTMFLAMADARAVLIKLADRLHNMMTLNVLPLVKQQRFAKETLEIFVPLANRLGISTWKEQLENLCFKYLYPDHHKELSSRLLKTFDEAMIASNVEKLEQALKEGAISFHDLSGRHKSLYSIYSKMLKKKLNMDEIHDIHGLRLIVEDKDECYKALDIVRQLWHEVPGRFKDYIAHPKFNGYQSLHTVVIGEGMVPLEVQIRTKEMHLQAEYGFAAHWRYKEGDCKLSSFVLQMVEWARWVVAWQCETMSKDCSSIGYADSLKPPCKFPSHSEDCPYSCRPYCGPDGPVFVIMIENDKMSVQEFSANSTIKDMLERTGWGSSRWTHCGFPLKEELRPRLNHATISDPMCKLKMGDVVELTPAIPDKSLMEYREEIQRMYDRGLPVSSTVSSGSSMIGLRS; encoded by the exons ATGCCTGTTCCGACAATTGCTCTGTACGCAAGTCCACCCAGCAGTGTCTGCTCGACGCCACATCCTTGCCAGATCAACTCGCATGCCTCCTACGAGTTTGATTTGAACAGTCGATCATCTCCGCCGCCGTCGTCCACGGCGTCTCCGTCGCCGTCGCAGAAGCCGATCGTCGGAGGACTTTCCCTGCTGCTATCGTCTCAACCGGCGGTAAAACACGCGACTTATTCGACTACTGCGGACGAATTGTCGTCCTCCTTGTGGCATGATAGAGGGGGTGAAGAGTTGAGCTGCGGTTCATTTCGGTACTCGTCGTTGAGCTCGTCCATGAAGCGAGATCAGTGTTATCAGAGCCCTGTGTCCGTGCTTCAGGGTCCGGTCTCTTGCTGTAGTAGTGGCAATGGAATTGGGTCCGCTTCGACGTCAAGGAGTCCTCCCATGAGAATGGGGGATAATATGAGCTCCATTCGATCCGGTAGTGGGGGTTTGTTTCATCGGTTTGTCCGGCATGCTTTAGGGTCCTGCGTCGATTATGATTCGCCGTCTTTTCAACTTCATGACAGCGTTGGTTCTACATCATCTGGTTTGGTAGATGAGCTGACATTTAATATGGAGGATAATTTCACAGAATCTAGTGTAGATCCTCGTGCTAAAGATATGCTTTTGAACGCACAGTACAGGCATAAGATATTTTATGACGATTTCGTCGTAAACGCTTTTTATGAAGCTGAGAAAGCTCATAGAGGACAG GTGCGGGCAAGTGGAGATCCTTATTTACAGCATTGTGTGGAAACGGCGGTTTTGCTGGCAATGATTGGTGCTAATTCCACAGTTGTTGCTGCAGGGTTGCTGCATGACACACTTGATGATGCTTTTGTCACGTATGAGTATATTTTCCAGACATTTGGTGCTGGGGTGGCAGATTTAGTTGAAGGG GTGTCTAAACTGAGCCAATTGAGCAAGCTCGCACGTGAGAACAATACTGCTTGTAAAACTGTTGAGGCTGATCGATTGCATACAATGTTCCTTGCAATGGCAGATGCTAGGGCTGTTCTCATTAAATTGGCTGATCGGTTGCATAATATGATGACGTTGAATGTGTTACCTTTAGTTAAGCAGCAGAGATTTGCTAAGGAAACCTTGGAAATATTTGTTCCTCTGGCGAACCGTTTAGGAATCTCTACATGGAAAGAGCAGCTAGAGAACCTTTGTTTTAAGTACTTATATCCAGATCACCACAAAGAATTGTCCTCTAGACTTTTGAAGACCTTTGACGAGGCAATGATAGCCTCCAATGTGGAGAAATTGGAGCAAGCTCTTAAGGAGGGAGCCATTTCTTTTCATGATCTATCCGGGAGGCATAAAAGCTTGTATAGCATCTATTCCAAAATGCTAAA GAAAAAGCTAAATATGGATGAAATTCATGACATTCATGGTTTAAGGTTAATTGTGGAGGATAAAGATGAGTGTTATAAAGCTTTGGATATTGTTCGCCAACTATGGCATGAAGTACCTGGAAGGTTCAAGGACTACATAGCCCACCCGAAGTTTAATGG GTATCAATCCCTGCACACTGTAGTTATTGGTGAGGGAATGGTTCCTCTGGAAGTTCAGATTAGAACAAAGGAAATGCACTTGCAGGCTGAGTACGGGTTTGCTGCTCACTGGAGATACAAGGAAGGAGATTGTAAACTCTCTTCCTTTGTTCTTCAGATGGTTGAGTGGGCACGCTGGGTTGTTGCTTGGCAGTGTGAGACAATGAGCAAGGACTGCTCCTCCATTGGTTACGCTGATTCTTTGAAGCCACCTTGCAAATTTCCTTCTCATTCAGAAGATTGCCCTTACTCTTGCAGACCTTATTGTGGCCCAGATGGacctgtttttgtgattatGATTGAGAATGATAAG ATGTCGGTACAGGAGTTTTCAGCGAACTCGACCATCAAGGACATGCTTGAGAGAACAGGTTGGGGGAGCTCTAGATGGACGCACTGTGGATTTCCTCTGAAGGAGGAGCTTAGGCCCCGGTTGAACCATGCAACTATCAGTGACCCCATGTGCAAGCTAAAAATGGGAGACGTTGTGGAATTAACTCCAGCAATACCAGATAAATCATTGATGGAGTATAGAGAGGAGATTCAGCGCATGTACGACAGGGGGCTCCCCGTATCAAGTACGGTGTCTTCTGGTAGTTCAATGATTGGCTTGAGAAGCTGA